In one Flavobacteriales bacterium genomic region, the following are encoded:
- a CDS encoding cytochrome c biogenesis protein CcdA encodes MRVLLKPSLLLLLSMPWSMARAQSGAEGNPDPVKWSIAAKDMGSGKWALEFNAAIAHGWSIYSQNNYGDMGPWPTSIAVDPAGGVQAEGKASEDGAKVIEGMDAVFGMEVKKFKESATFTQLITAADAERPVTGFFEYMTCNDEMCLPPTTVYFILGLASGTYQLGEVSFDPNDPKFAGIATRTDAAELRMPNVDLDNPVVPDTGARKEKESSLLWIFMLGFIGGLVALLTPCVFPMIPLTVSFFTKSSQDRATGLKNALTYGGFIFLIYLLFSLPFHLLGSVNPEIFNEISTNPWLNIGFFVIFIVFAISFFGYFEITLPSSWVNKMDSNASKFGGLIGTFFMALTLALVSFSCTGPILGSLLAGALTADGGAWQLTAGMGGFGFALALPFGLFALFPGWLNSLPRSGSWLNSVKVVLGFVEVALAFKFLSMADLVMKWGLVPYELFLAIWVICGIGIVLYLFGRIRFPHDSPVKRYTPMRIFFITAFGLFTAYMAMGFRYDDKAQTWAPVGLLSGISPSPGYSWIYPTECPAGLTCFHDLESGMAEARRSGKPLLIDFTGYGCANCRKMEDYVWPVPEINRLINDQYVLVSLYVDAKAELPKEEQFIYETSNGTKKPILTVGNKWATLQTETFKSATQPLYALLSPDGKLLTDPVGYTPAVEDYKAFLERGVQGMQVLGQQAGR; translated from the coding sequence ATGCGAGTACTGCTGAAGCCCTCCCTGCTCCTGCTCCTTTCCATGCCATGGTCCATGGCCCGCGCGCAGTCCGGGGCCGAAGGGAATCCCGACCCTGTGAAGTGGTCCATCGCAGCCAAGGACATGGGCTCCGGGAAGTGGGCGCTGGAGTTCAATGCCGCCATCGCGCATGGATGGTCCATCTACTCCCAGAACAACTACGGCGACATGGGGCCCTGGCCCACCTCCATCGCAGTGGATCCGGCCGGCGGGGTGCAAGCGGAGGGGAAGGCCTCGGAGGATGGCGCCAAGGTGATCGAAGGCATGGATGCCGTCTTCGGCATGGAGGTGAAGAAGTTCAAGGAGTCGGCCACCTTCACGCAGCTCATCACCGCGGCCGATGCGGAGCGGCCCGTGACCGGCTTCTTCGAGTACATGACCTGCAACGATGAGATGTGCCTGCCGCCCACCACGGTGTACTTCATCCTCGGGCTGGCTTCGGGCACCTACCAGCTCGGCGAGGTCTCCTTCGACCCCAATGACCCCAAGTTCGCCGGCATCGCAACGCGGACGGATGCGGCCGAGCTGCGGATGCCGAACGTGGACCTGGACAATCCCGTGGTGCCCGATACCGGCGCGCGCAAGGAGAAGGAGAGCTCGCTGCTGTGGATCTTCATGCTGGGCTTCATCGGCGGGCTCGTAGCCCTGCTCACGCCTTGCGTGTTCCCGATGATCCCGCTCACGGTGAGCTTCTTCACCAAGAGCAGCCAGGACCGCGCCACGGGATTGAAGAACGCCCTCACCTACGGCGGCTTCATCTTCCTCATCTACCTGCTCTTCAGCCTGCCCTTCCATCTGCTGGGCAGCGTGAATCCGGAGATCTTCAACGAGATCAGCACCAACCCGTGGCTGAACATCGGCTTCTTCGTCATCTTCATCGTCTTCGCCATCTCCTTCTTCGGCTACTTCGAGATCACCCTGCCCAGCAGCTGGGTGAACAAGATGGATAGCAACGCCAGCAAGTTCGGCGGGCTCATCGGCACCTTCTTCATGGCGCTCACCCTGGCGCTGGTCTCCTTCAGCTGCACCGGTCCCATCCTGGGCTCGCTGCTGGCCGGTGCGCTCACGGCCGATGGCGGCGCGTGGCAGCTTACCGCGGGCATGGGCGGCTTCGGTTTCGCGCTGGCGCTGCCCTTCGGCCTCTTCGCCCTCTTTCCCGGCTGGCTCAACAGCCTGCCCCGCAGCGGCAGCTGGCTCAACAGCGTGAAGGTGGTGCTCGGCTTCGTGGAGGTGGCGCTCGCCTTCAAGTTCCTCAGCATGGCCGACCTGGTGATGAAGTGGGGCCTCGTGCCCTACGAGCTCTTCCTCGCCATCTGGGTCATCTGCGGCATCGGCATCGTGCTCTACCTCTTCGGCCGGATCCGCTTCCCGCACGACAGCCCGGTGAAGCGCTACACGCCCATGCGCATCTTCTTCATCACCGCCTTCGGCCTCTTCACCGCCTACATGGCCATGGGCTTCCGCTACGACGACAAGGCGCAAACCTGGGCGCCCGTGGGCCTGCTCAGCGGCATCTCGCCATCGCCCGGCTACAGCTGGATCTATCCCACCGAATGCCCGGCGGGTCTCACCTGCTTCCACGACCTGGAGAGCGGCATGGCCGAGGCCAGGCGCAGCGGGAAGCCCCTGCTCATCGACTTCACCGGCTACGGCTGCGCCAACTGCCGCAAGATGGAGGACTATGTGTGGCCGGTGCCCGAGATCAACCGCCTGATCAATGACCAGTATGTGCTGGTATCGCTTTACGTGGATGCGAAGGCCGAGCTGCCCAAGGAGGAGCAGTTCATCTACGAGACCAGCAACGGCACCAAGAAGCCCATCCTCACCGTGGGGAACAAATGGGCCACCCTGCAGACCGAGACCTTCAAGAGCGCCACGCAGCCGCTCTACGCGCTGCTGAGCCCCGACGGCAAGCTGCTCACCGACCCCGTAGGCTACACCCCGGCGGTGGAGGACTACAAGGCCTTCCTGGAGCGCGGTGTGCAGGGCATGCAGGTGCTGGGGCAGCAGGCGGGGAGGTAG
- a CDS encoding ORF6N domain-containing protein: MKEELDVPDEAIAAQIHWIRGQKVILAHDLAALYGVPTYRLNEAVKRNMTRFPEDFMFALTTEEWSNLTSQFAMSSEWGGRRRPPFAFSEHGVLMLSSVLNSERAIAVNIRIVRVFVRLSRLLQSDQDLQRRMAQMEERQTTSEDALAELFAAVKQLMAKPAHDRKRLGYKGGDDV, from the coding sequence ATGAAGGAAGAACTGGATGTACCGGATGAAGCCATCGCCGCGCAGATCCACTGGATACGCGGACAGAAGGTGATACTGGCGCATGACCTGGCGGCGCTGTATGGTGTGCCTACCTACCGCCTGAACGAAGCCGTGAAACGGAACATGACACGGTTCCCTGAGGACTTCATGTTCGCCCTGACCACCGAAGAGTGGTCCAACTTGACATCGCAATTTGCGATGTCAAGTGAATGGGGAGGCCGGCGCCGACCGCCCTTTGCCTTCAGCGAGCACGGTGTGCTGATGCTCTCCAGCGTGCTCAATAGCGAGCGCGCGATCGCCGTGAACATCCGAATCGTCCGGGTCTTCGTGCGCCTGAGCCGATTGCTGCAGAGCGATCAGGACCTGCAGCGGCGAATGGCGCAGATGGAAGAGCGGCAAACCACCAGCGAGGATGCCTTGGCCGAGCTCTTCGCCGCCGTGAAGCAGCTCATGGCCAAGCCCGCCCACGACCGCAAGCGGCTCGGCTACAAAGGGGGCGACGATGTTTGA
- the lpcA gene encoding D-sedoheptulose 7-phosphate isomerase codes for MSTDARVRSHFTEAAEVLQRFLADPANIAAVEQAAAFMSYCLKQGAKVISCGNGGSMCDAMHFAEELTGRYRDDRPPIAAISISDPSHLTCVGNDHGFEQVFARFVQAHGREGDVLLAISTSGNSPNVLRAAEVARAKGMHVIGLTGKDGGKLADLCTVEVRVPHNGYADRIQEVHIKVIHAFIDHIERDLAEPARKDRY; via the coding sequence ATGAGCACCGACGCCCGCGTCCGATCGCACTTCACCGAGGCCGCTGAAGTCCTTCAGCGCTTCCTGGCCGACCCCGCCAACATCGCCGCGGTGGAGCAAGCCGCTGCCTTCATGAGCTATTGCCTGAAGCAGGGCGCCAAGGTGATCAGCTGCGGCAATGGCGGCAGCATGTGCGATGCCATGCACTTCGCCGAGGAGCTCACCGGCCGCTACCGCGACGATCGTCCGCCCATCGCCGCCATCAGCATCAGCGATCCCAGCCACCTCACCTGCGTGGGCAACGACCACGGCTTCGAGCAGGTGTTCGCGCGCTTCGTGCAAGCGCATGGCAGGGAAGGGGACGTGCTGCTCGCCATCAGCACCAGCGGCAACAGCCCCAACGTGCTCCGCGCCGCCGAGGTGGCCCGGGCGAAGGGCATGCACGTGATCGGCCTCACCGGCAAGGATGGCGGCAAGCTGGCCGACCTCTGCACCGTGGAGGTGCGCGTGCCGCACAACGGATACGCCGACCGCATCCAGGAGGTGCACATCAAGGTCATCCACGCATTCATCGACCACATCGAGCGCGACCTGGCCGAGCCGGCGCGCAAGGACCGGTATTGA
- a CDS encoding YifB family Mg chelatase-like AAA ATPase — MLVKVYGAAVFGINATIVTAEVNVENGAFFQLVGLPDSAVKESQQRMDAALRNNGLYAPRGKGVTINLAPADIRKEGTAYDLPLATGLLCATNQAPVELLETHLVMGELSLDGGVRPIKGALPIALEAKKNGFKGIILPAANAREAAIVTGLDVYGVEHLREVVDLLHGRSGLQPIVVNIEEEFANSSRTYPVDIADVKGQENIKRAFEIAAAGGHNIILIGPPGAGKTMLAKRLPTILPPLTIDEALETTKIHSVAGKLRKEDSLLSVRPYRSPHHTISDVALVGGGSFPQPGEISLAHNGVLFLDELPEFKRQVLEVLRQPLEDRVVTISRAKFTVEYPASFMLVAAMNPCPCGYYNHPEKECVCAPGVVQKYLNKVSGPLLDRIDIHIEVTPVPFSELSAERPSERSADMRERVITARRVQQERYAGKKIHCNAQMGSKELREICRIDAAGKALLEKAMERLGLSARAYDRILKVARTIADMAGSPDIRTEHLAEAIQYRSLDREGWAG, encoded by the coding sequence ATGCTCGTCAAGGTATACGGAGCCGCCGTCTTCGGCATCAACGCCACCATCGTCACCGCCGAGGTGAATGTGGAGAACGGCGCCTTCTTCCAGCTCGTGGGCCTGCCCGACAGTGCTGTGAAGGAGAGCCAGCAGCGCATGGATGCAGCGCTGCGCAACAACGGGCTCTATGCCCCGCGCGGCAAGGGCGTCACCATCAACCTCGCGCCGGCGGACATCCGCAAGGAGGGCACGGCTTACGACCTGCCCTTGGCCACAGGGCTGCTCTGCGCCACCAACCAAGCACCCGTCGAGTTGCTCGAGACGCATCTCGTCATGGGCGAACTCAGCCTCGATGGCGGTGTGCGTCCGATCAAGGGCGCGTTGCCGATCGCGCTCGAAGCGAAGAAGAACGGTTTCAAGGGAATCATCCTGCCGGCTGCCAATGCAAGGGAAGCGGCGATCGTCACCGGCCTGGATGTGTACGGTGTGGAGCATCTGCGCGAAGTGGTGGATCTGTTGCATGGCCGCAGCGGCTTGCAGCCCATCGTGGTGAACATCGAGGAGGAGTTCGCCAACAGCAGCCGCACCTATCCGGTGGACATCGCCGATGTGAAAGGGCAGGAGAACATCAAGCGCGCCTTCGAGATCGCGGCGGCGGGCGGCCACAACATCATCCTCATCGGTCCGCCGGGCGCGGGCAAGACGATGCTCGCCAAGCGGCTGCCCACCATCCTGCCACCGCTCACCATCGACGAGGCGCTGGAGACCACCAAGATCCACAGCGTGGCCGGCAAGCTGCGCAAGGAGGACAGCCTCCTCAGCGTGCGCCCGTATCGCAGCCCGCACCACACCATCAGCGATGTGGCCCTCGTGGGCGGCGGTTCCTTCCCGCAGCCGGGCGAGATCAGCCTGGCGCACAATGGCGTGCTCTTCCTCGATGAGCTGCCCGAGTTCAAGCGGCAGGTGCTGGAAGTGCTGCGCCAGCCCTTGGAGGACCGCGTGGTCACCATCAGCCGGGCGAAGTTCACGGTGGAGTATCCGGCCAGCTTCATGCTGGTAGCTGCGATGAACCCGTGCCCCTGCGGCTACTACAACCATCCCGAGAAGGAGTGCGTGTGCGCGCCGGGCGTGGTGCAGAAGTACCTGAACAAGGTGAGCGGACCGCTGCTCGACCGCATCGACATCCACATCGAGGTGACGCCCGTACCCTTCAGCGAGCTAAGCGCCGAGCGCCCCAGCGAGAGGAGCGCCGACATGCGCGAGCGCGTGATCACCGCGCGACGCGTGCAGCAGGAACGCTACGCGGGAAAGAAGATCCATTGCAACGCGCAGATGGGCAGCAAGGAGCTCCGCGAGATCTGCCGCATCGATGCCGCCGGCAAGGCTCTGCTTGAGAAGGCCATGGAACGCCTCGGCCTGAGCGCTCGCGCCTATGACCGCATCCTGAAAGTGGCGCGCACCATCGCCGACATGGCGGGCAGTCCGGACATCCGCACCGAGCACCTTGCCGAGGCCATCCAGTACCGGAGTTTGGACCGGGAAGGGTGGGCGGGGTGA
- a CDS encoding energy transducer TonB encodes MRTPHLFLLLFLSAPLASLSAQGPGGDEQRQYLSEVLVPTAKKKAAYYREAAGREGDLFIGKTFTVDGKLKAEGTYRDAAMNQPHGSFVFYHPNGRVESRGEYINGNKAGVWERFDAWGQPLAEKIYNPEPLANIVYTRAQTMPQFRDGDQRALVRYVRTKVESQANRKVKGSYTTTFIVEKDGSLSDVKVIEGQDDRIGEQVAGAIKSTEPWTPGADKGQPVRVQMRVPVQF; translated from the coding sequence GTGAGAACCCCGCACCTCTTCCTGCTCCTGTTCCTGTCGGCGCCGCTCGCATCGCTCAGCGCACAGGGGCCCGGCGGCGATGAGCAGCGCCAGTACCTCAGCGAGGTGCTGGTGCCCACCGCGAAGAAGAAGGCGGCCTATTACCGGGAGGCGGCAGGCAGGGAGGGCGACCTGTTCATCGGCAAGACCTTCACCGTGGATGGCAAGCTGAAGGCGGAGGGCACCTACCGTGATGCGGCGATGAATCAGCCGCACGGGAGCTTCGTGTTCTACCATCCGAACGGCCGTGTGGAGAGCCGGGGCGAATACATCAATGGCAATAAGGCGGGCGTGTGGGAGCGATTCGATGCATGGGGTCAGCCCTTGGCCGAGAAGATCTACAACCCTGAGCCGTTGGCCAACATCGTGTATACCCGCGCGCAGACCATGCCGCAGTTCCGGGACGGCGACCAGCGGGCGCTGGTGCGGTATGTGAGGACCAAGGTGGAGTCACAGGCCAACCGCAAGGTGAAAGGCTCCTACACCACCACCTTCATCGTGGAGAAGGATGGGTCGCTGAGCGATGTGAAGGTGATTGAGGGGCAGGACGACCGCATCGGTGAGCAGGTGGCAGGTGCCATCAAGAGCACCGAGCCGTGGACCCCCGGCGCCGATAAGGGCCAACCCGTGCGCGTGCAGATGCGCGTGCCCGTGCAGTTCTAG